One genomic segment of Musa acuminata AAA Group cultivar baxijiao chromosome BXJ3-3, Cavendish_Baxijiao_AAA, whole genome shotgun sequence includes these proteins:
- the LOC103978654 gene encoding UMP-CMP kinase 4 isoform X1, whose translation MVDSSKDVNGGFPGDKKITVVFVLGGPGSGKGTQCAKIVENFGFTHLSAGDLLRAEIKSGSENGSMISSMIKEGKIVPSEVTVELLQKAMLESGNDKFLIDGFPRNEENRATFENVTKIEPEFILFFNCPEEEMEQRLLSRNQGRDDDNIETIRKRFKVFVESSIPVVEYYDMKGKVRKVDALKPIDEVFGAVKAVFDPFHVKVE comes from the exons ATGGTAGATTCAAGCAAG GATGTAAATGGGGGCTTCCCAGGTGACAAGAAGATCACAGTTGTTTTTGTGTTAG GTGGACCTGGCAGTGGAAAAGGCACCCAGTGTGCAAAAATTGTTGAAAACTTTGGTTTCACTCATCTTAGTGCTGGTGATCTTCTGCGTGCAGAAATCAAGTCTGGTTCAGAAAATGG TTCAATGATCTCCAGCATGATAAAGGAAGGCAAAATTGTCCCTTCTGAGGTTACTGTTGAACTTCTACAAAAGGCTATGCTTGAGAGTGGAAACGATAAATTTCTTATTGATGGCTTTCCTCGAAATGAAGAGAATCGTGCTACTTTTGAGAATGTT ACAAAAATTGAGCCagaatttatacttttttttaattGTCCAGAGGAAGAGATGGAACAGAGACTTTTGAGTCGCAACCAG GGGAGAGATGATGATAACATTGAGACCATAAGGAAGCGTTTTAAAGTTTTTGTTGAATCCAGTATACCTGTAGTTGAGTATTATGACATGAAGGGCAAGGTTCGAAAG GTTGATGCTCTGAAGCCTATTGATGAGGTCTTTGGAGCTGTAAAAGCTGTTTTCGACCCATTTCATGTGAAA GTTGAGTAG
- the LOC103978654 gene encoding UMP-CMP kinase 4 isoform X2: MVDSSKDVNGGFPGDKKITVVFVLGGPGSGKGTQCAKIVENFGFTHLSAGDLLRAEIKSGSENGSMISSMIKEGKIVPSEVTVELLQKAMLESGNDKFLIDGFPRNEENRATFENVRKRWNRDF; this comes from the exons ATGGTAGATTCAAGCAAG GATGTAAATGGGGGCTTCCCAGGTGACAAGAAGATCACAGTTGTTTTTGTGTTAG GTGGACCTGGCAGTGGAAAAGGCACCCAGTGTGCAAAAATTGTTGAAAACTTTGGTTTCACTCATCTTAGTGCTGGTGATCTTCTGCGTGCAGAAATCAAGTCTGGTTCAGAAAATGG TTCAATGATCTCCAGCATGATAAAGGAAGGCAAAATTGTCCCTTCTGAGGTTACTGTTGAACTTCTACAAAAGGCTATGCTTGAGAGTGGAAACGATAAATTTCTTATTGATGGCTTTCCTCGAAATGAAGAGAATCGTGCTACTTTTGAGAATGTT AGGAAGAGATGGAACAGAGACTTTTGA
- the LOC103978654 gene encoding UMP-CMP kinase 3 isoform X3, giving the protein MISSMIKEGKIVPSEVTVELLQKAMLESGNDKFLIDGFPRNEENRATFENVTKIEPEFILFFNCPEEEMEQRLLSRNQGRDDDNIETIRKRFKVFVESSIPVVEYYDMKGKVRKVDALKPIDEVFGAVKAVFDPFHVKVE; this is encoded by the exons ATGATCTCCAGCATGATAAAGGAAGGCAAAATTGTCCCTTCTGAGGTTACTGTTGAACTTCTACAAAAGGCTATGCTTGAGAGTGGAAACGATAAATTTCTTATTGATGGCTTTCCTCGAAATGAAGAGAATCGTGCTACTTTTGAGAATGTT ACAAAAATTGAGCCagaatttatacttttttttaattGTCCAGAGGAAGAGATGGAACAGAGACTTTTGAGTCGCAACCAG GGGAGAGATGATGATAACATTGAGACCATAAGGAAGCGTTTTAAAGTTTTTGTTGAATCCAGTATACCTGTAGTTGAGTATTATGACATGAAGGGCAAGGTTCGAAAG GTTGATGCTCTGAAGCCTATTGATGAGGTCTTTGGAGCTGTAAAAGCTGTTTTCGACCCATTTCATGTGAAA GTTGAGTAG
- the LOC103978652 gene encoding type I inositol polyphosphate 5-phosphatase 2-like isoform X1 — MRTRKGRRSESFWPSIVMRKWLNIKPKVHEFSEDEADTESSDDDDDARISYTIPFPGTLLSKNECRTQASETRVTLSRLRRRKSETLRVNYITNKDVRVMIGTWNVAGRLPLQDLELDEWLDTDQPADMYVLGFQEVVPLNAGNVLGAEDNRPIQEWEAIIRRTLNKSSQPKTLCKSYTAPPSPASILSPTDPHTDGTQEEERTDQTSLHKGFELDWPEHSFDTPQQVLVSGKRLRRVLSSTARSGMEEAQVYAGLRRVCQSSGNLGMIWPEQQEASDVLDSIDDMSKPSSRYFRVVSKQMVGVYVSVWVCSRLRRHVNNLKVSPVGVGLMGYMGNKGSVSVSMTLFQSRLCFVCSHLTSGHTEADQHKRNSDVHDILHRTRFASLDAADHPQTIPSHDRIFWFGDLNYRLNMPDAEIRALVAGRCWDELMNFDQLSNELRGGHIFDGWKEGLIAFPPTYKYEMNSDRYVGEIAREGEKRRSPAWCDRILFLGKGIKQVSYGRSELNLSDHRPVSSVFMVEVEVLDQRKLERVLNFTNAGLLPEEI, encoded by the exons ATGAGAACCAGGAAAGGCAGGCGCTCCGAG TCCTTTTGGCCCTCAATCGTGATGAGGAAGTGGCTCAACATCAAGCCAAAGGTGCACGAATTCAGCGAGGACGAGGCCGATACAGAGAGcagcgatgatgatgatg ATGCAAGAATCTCCTATACAATTCCATTTCCCGGAACACTCCTAAGCAAGAACGAGTGCAGAACCCAAGCCTCAG AAACAAGGGTCACCTTGTCAAGACTTCGAAGAAGGAAATCGGAAACCCTGCGAGTTAACTACATCACCAACAAAGATGTGAG GGTGATGATTGGCACATGGAATGTCGCGGGAAGGCTCCCTTTGCAGGATCTTGAGCTTGATGAGTGGCTTGATACTGATCAACCTGCTGATATGTATGTTCTTGG TTTCCAGGAAGTAGTCCCTTTGAATGCTGGGAATGTTCTTGGAGCAGAGGACAACAGGCCAATCCAAGAATGGGAGGCAATCATAAGAAGAACACTCAACAAATCTTCGCAGCCGAAGACACTCTGCAAGAGCTACACTGCTCCTCCCTCGCCTGCATCCATCTTATCTCCTACTGATCCCCACACCGatggaacacaagaagaagaacgaaCCGATCAGACTAGCTTGCACAAGGGATTCGAGTTAGATTGGCCTGAGCATTCGTTTGATACACCACAGCAAGTGTTGGTCTCCGGTAAGAGACTGAGGAGGGTGTTGAGCAGTACTGCTAGAAGTGGAATGGAAGAAGCTCAGGTTTACGCAGGACTGAGAAGAGTGTGTCAAAGCTCAGGGAATCTAGGAATGATCTGGCCGGAGCAGCAAGAAGCGTCTGATGTGCTGGATTCGATCGACGACATGTCGAAGCCAAGCTCACGATACTTCCGCGTCGTCAGCAAGCAGATGGTGGGCGTTTACGTCTCGGTTTGGGTCTGCAGTAGGCTGCGCCGCCATgtcaacaacctgaaggtttccccCGTCGGCGTTGGACTCATGGGCTACATGGGCAACAAG GGATCGGTTTCTGTCAGCATGACGCTATTCCAATCGCGCTTGTGCTTCGTCTGCTCTCACCTGACGTCCGGCCACACGGAGGCGGATCAGCACAAGCGCAACTCCGACGTCCATGACATCCTCCATCGCACGAGGTTCGCTTCCCTGGACGCTGCTGACCATCCACAGACGATTCCCTCGCACGA TCGCATCTTCTGGTTCGGGGACTTGAATTATCGCCTCAACATGCCCGATGCTGAGATAAGAGCATTAGTCGCCGGGAGGTGTTGGGATGAACTGATGAACTTTGATCAG CTGAGCAATGAGCTAAGAGGCGGCCACATATTTGATGGGTGGAAGGAAGGGCTCATTGCCTTTCCTCCTACTTACAAGTATGAGATGAATTCTGACAGATACGTCGGAGAAATTGCCAGAGAAGGGGAGAAGAGGAGATCACCAGCATG GTGCGATCGGATTCTGTTTCTGGGAAAGGGAATCAAACAGGTATCGTACGGGAGATCTGAGCTAAATCTATCGGATCATCGGCCGGTAAGCTCTGTGTTTATGGTTGAAGTTGAAGTGCTCGATCAGCGAAAACTGGAAAGGGTGCTAAACTTCACCAACGCTGGATTGCTGCCGGAAGAGATCTAA
- the LOC103978652 gene encoding type I inositol polyphosphate 5-phosphatase 2-like isoform X2 yields the protein MVMIGTWNVAGRLPLQDLELDEWLDTDQPADMYVLGFQEVVPLNAGNVLGAEDNRPIQEWEAIIRRTLNKSSQPKTLCKSYTAPPSPASILSPTDPHTDGTQEEERTDQTSLHKGFELDWPEHSFDTPQQVLVSGKRLRRVLSSTARSGMEEAQVYAGLRRVCQSSGNLGMIWPEQQEASDVLDSIDDMSKPSSRYFRVVSKQMVGVYVSVWVCSRLRRHVNNLKVSPVGVGLMGYMGNKGSVSVSMTLFQSRLCFVCSHLTSGHTEADQHKRNSDVHDILHRTRFASLDAADHPQTIPSHDRIFWFGDLNYRLNMPDAEIRALVAGRCWDELMNFDQLSNELRGGHIFDGWKEGLIAFPPTYKYEMNSDRYVGEIAREGEKRRSPAWCDRILFLGKGIKQVSYGRSELNLSDHRPVSSVFMVEVEVLDQRKLERVLNFTNAGLLPEEI from the exons AT GGTGATGATTGGCACATGGAATGTCGCGGGAAGGCTCCCTTTGCAGGATCTTGAGCTTGATGAGTGGCTTGATACTGATCAACCTGCTGATATGTATGTTCTTGG TTTCCAGGAAGTAGTCCCTTTGAATGCTGGGAATGTTCTTGGAGCAGAGGACAACAGGCCAATCCAAGAATGGGAGGCAATCATAAGAAGAACACTCAACAAATCTTCGCAGCCGAAGACACTCTGCAAGAGCTACACTGCTCCTCCCTCGCCTGCATCCATCTTATCTCCTACTGATCCCCACACCGatggaacacaagaagaagaacgaaCCGATCAGACTAGCTTGCACAAGGGATTCGAGTTAGATTGGCCTGAGCATTCGTTTGATACACCACAGCAAGTGTTGGTCTCCGGTAAGAGACTGAGGAGGGTGTTGAGCAGTACTGCTAGAAGTGGAATGGAAGAAGCTCAGGTTTACGCAGGACTGAGAAGAGTGTGTCAAAGCTCAGGGAATCTAGGAATGATCTGGCCGGAGCAGCAAGAAGCGTCTGATGTGCTGGATTCGATCGACGACATGTCGAAGCCAAGCTCACGATACTTCCGCGTCGTCAGCAAGCAGATGGTGGGCGTTTACGTCTCGGTTTGGGTCTGCAGTAGGCTGCGCCGCCATgtcaacaacctgaaggtttccccCGTCGGCGTTGGACTCATGGGCTACATGGGCAACAAG GGATCGGTTTCTGTCAGCATGACGCTATTCCAATCGCGCTTGTGCTTCGTCTGCTCTCACCTGACGTCCGGCCACACGGAGGCGGATCAGCACAAGCGCAACTCCGACGTCCATGACATCCTCCATCGCACGAGGTTCGCTTCCCTGGACGCTGCTGACCATCCACAGACGATTCCCTCGCACGA TCGCATCTTCTGGTTCGGGGACTTGAATTATCGCCTCAACATGCCCGATGCTGAGATAAGAGCATTAGTCGCCGGGAGGTGTTGGGATGAACTGATGAACTTTGATCAG CTGAGCAATGAGCTAAGAGGCGGCCACATATTTGATGGGTGGAAGGAAGGGCTCATTGCCTTTCCTCCTACTTACAAGTATGAGATGAATTCTGACAGATACGTCGGAGAAATTGCCAGAGAAGGGGAGAAGAGGAGATCACCAGCATG GTGCGATCGGATTCTGTTTCTGGGAAAGGGAATCAAACAGGTATCGTACGGGAGATCTGAGCTAAATCTATCGGATCATCGGCCGGTAAGCTCTGTGTTTATGGTTGAAGTTGAAGTGCTCGATCAGCGAAAACTGGAAAGGGTGCTAAACTTCACCAACGCTGGATTGCTGCCGGAAGAGATCTAA